The Bacillus sp. NEB1478 genome contains the following window.
TCGATCCTCGGAGACCGTGTAAGAATGGCTGACCATTTTACAGATCCGGGTGTGTTCATCCGCAGTATGGGGACACGTGGAAGTCTCGGAGGCCTGTCCCGGTCGACGAAGGAAACGGTAAGGCTGATGGATGCGTATGGTTTTGATGTGATACTGATTGAAACGGTAGGAGTCGGCCAATCTGAACTCGACATTATGAAACTTGCAGACTCGGTAGCAGTTGTACTGAATCCGGGAAGCGGGGATGTCGTTCAAGTGTTCAAAGCGGGAATCATGGAAATCGCGGATCTTTTTGTCGTCAATAAAGCTGATATGCCAGGTGTACCGAAGCTATTAGCGGAGATTGAAGCGATGCTCGATCTTGTGAAGCATGATAGTCCGTACAGACCGCCTGTCGTACAGACGATTTCTACACAAAATATAGGATTACAAGAGATGTGGGATGCACTCTTAGCTCACAAAACGTATTTAATAGATAGTGGAGAAGGAACAGAACGGAAGCTTGCCAATTTAAAAGTTGAAGTGATGGAAGTGGTTCAGCATGAACTTTTCCAGCAAGTTTGGGCACAAGAACAGAAAAACGGATTCTCCTGGCTGACCGACTTACAAGATGGCACTACAGACCCTTATACAGCAGCAGAACAAATCCTGTTACAACGAAATCAGCCGGCAGACAGGGAAGAGAAATGAGGGAGGCCATTGGGAAGAAAAGAAGTACCTTCACTTGTTAAAGACGAAAAATTAATTCAAAAACGCCGTGAAGAAATGGTAAAAGCGGCGGTATCCCTTTTTAAAAAGAACGGATTTCACAGGACGACGACCCGTGAAATTGCAAAAGCTTCAGGATTCAGCATTGGAACGCTTTACGAATATATCCGCTCAAAGGAAGATATTTTGTATCTCGTCTGTGACAGCATCTATGACGGCGTAAAGGCAAGACTGAAGCAGGATATCAATGAGGATGACAGCGGAATAACAGGCGTGGAACGAGCAATCACGGCTTATTTTAAAGTGATGGATGACATGCAGGATGAGGTGCTCGTCATGTATCAGGAAGCAAAATCTCTATCTGCCGAAGCGTTGCCGTATGTGTTGAAAAAAGAACTAGAGATGACAGCAATCTTTGAAAAACTTTTAGCTAAATCCGTTTTAGAAGGTGAGCTGGATTTAAGCGATAAAGAGATTCAGGCCGCTGCTCATAACATTTTGATCATCGGTCAGATGTGGACGTTCAGACGGTGGGCCTTGCAAAAGATGTACACGATTGAAGAATATACACAATTACAGCTCCAGCAATTGCTTCACGGCATAAAAGGAGCATAACGAAAGGATGAAAACGATGAGCCAGACAGACATTTACCGGCCGAAAAATCCGGTGCGTTTCGTAACCGCTTCCAGTCTTTTTGATGGACACGATGCTTCGATCAACATTATGAGAAGAATCATACAGTCAAATGGCTGTGAAGTGATTCATCTTGGACATAACCGTTCGGTTGACGAAGTCGTGAGTGCTGCTATTCAGGAGGATGTGCAAGGAATCGCGATCTCTTCTTACCAAGGCGGGCACGTGGAATATTTTAAGTACATGATCGATCTCTTAAATGAACGCGGAGCAGGCCATATTAAAGTGTTTGGCGGCGGTGGCGGTGTTATTATCCCGCCTGAGATCAAGGAACTTCATGCATATGGTGTGACACGTATTTTCTCTCCTGAAGACGGTCGATTGCTTGGCCTTCAAGGTATGATCAATGTAATGGTTGAAGAATGTGATTTTCAGACGGTTACATCTTTAACTGACGAAGTGGAAAAACTTCAAGAGCGCGATGTGCGTTCTGTTTCACGTCTGATCACACTTGCTGAAAATGCGAAGCAGGCAACTGAAGAGATTGCAGCAACGGCTGAACAGACACTATCTGCTTTAAAAGGTCTTGAGAAAAAAGTACCTATCTTAGGGATTACAGGAACTGGGGGAGCGGGGAAAAGTTCACTTACGGATGAACTCGTACGCCGTTTCTTAAATGAATGTGATGATAAGACGATCGCGATTATTTCGATTGATCCTACGAAACAAAAGACAGGCGGCGCTCTTTTAGGTGACAGAATCCGTATGAACGCAATCTATCATCCTCGCGTTTATATGAGAAGCTTGGCAACACGCGGTTCACGGTCGGAGCTTTCAGATGCAATTAAAGACGCAATCGCTGTAACGAAGGCAGCTAATTTCGATTTGATCGTTGTTGAAACGAGCGGTATCGGTCAAGGGGATGCAGGCATTGCTGAAATCTCTGATGTTGCGTTGTATGTGATGACGAGTGAATTCGGCGCTCCTTCCCAGCTGGAAAAGATCGACATGATCGATTATGCAGACTTGATCGCCATCAACAAATTTGAGCGTAAAGGCTCTGAAGATGCGCTTCGCGATGTGAAAAAGCAATATCAGCGCTCTCGTAACTGGTTTGATAAAGACTTGAATGAGATGCCTGTGTTCGGTACGATCGCAAGTCAATTTAACGATGCCGGTACGAACGTACTGTTCTATCATTTGATGAAAACAATCGAAGAAAAGAGCGGTGTGAATTGGGGAATCCAGTCAGCTGCTGAGGCGATGACAGCAAAGAAGAACGTCATCATCCCTGGTGAGCGTGCTCAATATTTGAACGAAATTTCTCAAACGGTCCGTAAATATCACGAAACGGTTGAAGAACAATCGAAGCTTGCACGAAAAGCATTCCAGCTTAAAGGAACACTTGAAACGGTAAAAGAATATAACGCAGCGGGTGAAGAAATAGAATCTTCATTGAACAACACCCTTGAAAAGGTAGAAGAACAAATACATCCGTTGACTTCAAAAATGTTAAAAGAATGGCCGAAGCTGAAAGAAATGTACAGCGGGAAAGAGTTTGTTACAAAAATTCGCGATAAAGAGATCGTAACGGAACTGACGACGAAGAGTCTATCGGGTCTCGATATCCCGAAAGTCGCTCTGCCAAAGTTTGAAGACTGGGGAGAAATCGTGAAATGGATCATGAAAGAAAATGTTCCAGGTTCATTCCCTTATACAGCTGGTGTTTTCCCGTTCAAACGTAAAGGAGAAGATCCGAAGCGTCAGTTCGCGGGTGAAGGAACACCTGAAAGAACGAACCGCCGTTTTCATTATCTTTCTAAAGACGATGATGCGAAACGCTTAAGTACAGCTTTTGACTCTGTAACGCTTTATGGCGAAGATCCGGATCACCGTCCTGATATTTACGGTAAAGTTGGAGAATCCGGAGTAAGCATCTGTACGCTTGATGATATGAAAAAGCTATATGACGGCTTTGACCTGATAGCGCCTTCCACGTCTGTTTCGATGACGATCAACGGACCTGCGCCAATCATTCTAGCGATGTTTATGAACACAGCTGTTGAACAGCAAATGAAAGTTTTTGCTGAAACGAACGGTCGTGAGCCGAATGAAGCAGAAGCAGCTGAGATTAAGGCTAAAACGCTGGCATCTGTTCGCGGAACGGTTCAAGCTGATATTTTAAAAGAAGATCAAGGACAGAACACATGTATCTTCTCCACTGAATTTGCACTTCGTATGATGGGCGACATACAGCAATACTTTATTGACCATGAAGTACGCAACTATTACTCGGTTTCGATTTCTGGCTATCATATCGCAGAAGCGGGAGCAAATCCGATTACACAGCTGGCGTTTACACTCGCGAACGGCTTTACGTATGTGGAATATTATTTAAGCCGCGGCATGGATATCAATGCATTTGCTCCGAATCTTTCATTCTTCTTCTCTAATGGACTGGATCCGGAATACAGTGTGATCGGTCGTGTAGCGAGAAGAATCTGGGCAACGGTTATGCGTGATAAATATAAAGCGAACGAGCGAAGTCAGAAGCTGAAGTATCATATTCAAACGTCAGGCCGTTCTCTTCACGCACAAGAGATCGACTTTAACGACATCAGAACGACGCTTCAAGCGCTGATGGCTCTGCAGGATAACTGTAATTCACTTCATACGAACTCTTACGATGAAGCGATCACGACACCGACGGAAGAATCGGTCCGCCGTGCGATGGCGATTCAGATGATCATTACGAAAGAGCTTGGTCTTGCACGTAACGAAAACTCTCTTCAAGGTTCGTTCATCATTGAAGAATTAACAGACCTCGTAGAAGAAATGGTTCTTCAAGAGTTTGAAAGAATGAACACAAGAGGCGGTGTGCTAGGTGCGATGGAAACACAGTACCAGCGCGGAAAGATTCAAGAAGAGTCGATGTATTATGAAATGAAAAAGCATGACGGTTCACTTCCAATCATCGGTGTTAATACGTACTTGAATCCGAATCAGCCATCAGATGAAGAGTTCAACATGGAGCTTGCTCGCGCAACGAAAGAAGAGAAAGAACAGCAAATCACGAATTTAAATGCATTCCAGAATTCGAACAAGGATCAGACAGCTGAGGCGATCCAGCGTTTGAAAACCGTTGCACTTAACGGCGGCAATATCTTTGAGGAATTGATGGAAACCGTTAAATTCGCTAGTCTTGGCCAGATAACTGGTGCTCTTTATGAAGTAGGCGGGAAATACCGCAGAAATATGTAGTTTTTTTAAAAAGGAAACGGCTCAAAAGAGAAATTAATCTCTGAGAGCCGTTTTTTTTATATTAAAGACATTTTGCCGCTTTTGGCTGCCATTTCATTGAAAAACAAGACAAAGCCGTTAAACAGGTCGTCCTATCCTAAAGTTTTTGTTGTTTCTACGCTTTTGAAACGCTCATTTTTAATTAATTCCACGGTAAAGTTCCATATATCCACGTTAATTTCAATAATTCAGCGGTAAAGTCCTATATATCCACGTTCATTTTAATAATTCCACAGTAATGCCTAATAATTCCACGTTAGATTCAACCTGTCAAGTTCACCTTGATCTTTTATATGACCATTCATAAAATGAGAGAATATTAAACAATTAAACACTGCATAAAATTTTAAGTGGATTACACTAGCAAATCATCCTTTATTTTGTTTATAATGAAGAGTATGATTCTTCTAGAGAATGAGCACAATGTGTTGATATAAATGAGTGTTGAGAAGAAGGAAAGGAAGTGCCGCTGTGGCTATTTTAAAGACGTATACGAAAGAGCAAGTTTCTGAAATGTCTATGGTAGAAATCGCATTCGAAATCTTACAAGATCAAAAGAAACCTGTGCAATTCTATGATTTAGTAAAACAAATTACTGAAATTAAAGGATTAACTAAAACAGCTGTTGAAGCTCGTATTGCTTACTTTTACACAGATATGAATATTGATGGACGTTTCGTTTCATTAGGTGACAACCAATGGGGATTAAAAACGTGGTACCCTGTAGAAAGCAGTGAAGAAGAGCTGGGGGCTACTAATAAACCGACAAAACGCAAAAAAGCTTCTGAAGATGATTATGATTTCGAAGAGGACTTCGATGATGAAGACTTTGATGAAATAGACGCTGATGACGAGTTCGTGGAGGAAGACGACGACTTGTCTGATGATGACAGTGACGACGATGATGATGATGAAGATGATGATGATGAAGAGCTTGAATTCGAAGACGACGATGAAGACTTCGACGACGAAGACGATGAAGATACAGACGAGGATGAAGATAAGCTCTAACACTGTTTTAAACCGGTAATGGCAGATTACCGGTTTTTTATATGGAATTATAGAACGGTGGGATATCCTTTCGTTCCGTAAAAAAAATCAATGATAAATATGGTCGCATTACTTCTAGCATCTTGACACCGTGAGTGGAGTCGGGTAATATCATTTTTGGGCTATTCCTGTAGCTTATTTAAATAATGATTTAAATGATATGATGAATCGAGCAAAAGTGCCCCCTAACCATAGGGGAAGTGTCACTTTTGCTTTTTATTTTTACAAATTTTGTGCATCAGGCACTCCCATGTTAGTAGAAAAAGGATTAAAAGCACATACTTATTTTAGAAAAATTAGGGGGAATAAATCATGGCAAAGTACATCTTTGTAACAGGCGGGGTTGTATCTTCTTTAGGAAAAGGGATCACAGCAGCCTCTCTTGGACGATTGCTTAAAAACCGCGGTCTAAAAGTAACAACGCAAAAGTTCGATCCATACATCAACGTTGATCCAGGGACAATGAGTCCTTATCAGCATGGTGAAGTTTTTGTTACTGACGATGGTGCTGAAACGGATCTGGATTTAGGTCACTATGAGCGTTTTATCGATATTAACCTGAACAAATACAGCTCTGTAACAACAGGTAAGATTTATTCTACTGTACTTAGAAAAGAGCGCCGCGGCGAATATCTTGGTGGAACGGTCCAAGTTATCCCGCACATTACGAACGAAATTAAAGAACGTGTATTCCGTGCTGGTCGTGAAACAAATGCAGACGTTGTAATCACAGAAATTGGCGGTACTGTAGGGGATATCGAAAGCTTACCTTTCTTAGAAGCAATTCGTCAGATCAAGAGCGACGTTGGTTCTGAGAATGTTATGTACATCCACTGTACGCTGATTCCATACATCCGTGCAGCTGGTGAAATGAAAACAAAGCCGACTCAGCATAGTGTTAAAGAGCTTCGCAGTTTAGGAATTCAGCCGAACATCATCGTTGTTCGTACGGAATTCCCAGTTCCTCAAGATATGAAGGACAAAATTGGTCTGTTCTGTGATATCGATCCAAAAGCGGTTATCGAAGCACGTGACGCTGATACGCTTTACCAAGTGCCGATCGACCTTCAAGAACAAAAGATGGACGAGCTTGTTTGCAAGCATTTGAAACTTGAAACACACGAGCCTGATATGAACGAATGGAAAGCATTGATCGAGCGGGTAACGAACCTTTCTGGAAAAGTGAAGATTGCATTAGTCGGAAAATATGTAGCTCTTCAAGATGCGTACATTTCAGTTGTTGAAGCGCTTCGTCATGCGGGTTACAACTTCGATACAGATATCGAAATCGACTGGATCAACTCTGAAACAGTTACACCTGAGAACGTGACTGAATTGCTGAAAGACGCTGACGGTATATTAGTACCGGGCGGATTTGGCGACAGAGGGGTAGAAGGAAAGATTTTAGCGACTCAATACGCACGTGAAAATAAAATTCCTTTCTTAGGAATCTGCTTAGGCATGCAGCTGGCTTCTGTTGAATTTGCGCGTAATGTTCTTGGTTTAGAAGGTGCGCATTCTGCAGAACTTATGCCTGAAACACCGTTCCCGGTAATCGATTTGCTTCCTGAACAAAAGGACATTGAAGATCTAGGTGGAACACTTCGACTTGGTCTGTATCCTTGTAAAATTAAAGAGGATACAAAAGCGTTCGATGCTTATAATGATGAAGTAGTTTATGAAAGACACCGTCACCGTTACGAGTTCAACAACGAGTATCGTGAACAAATGGAGAAAGCGGGCTTCATATTCTCCGGAACTTCGCCAGACGGAAGACTTGTTGAAATCATCGAGTTAGCAGATCATCCATGGTTTGTAGCGTCTCAGTTCCACCCGGAATTCACATCAAGACCAACTCGCCCGCAAGCATTATTCCGTGATTTTATCGGTGCAGTAACACAATTGAAGAACTAATATTGAGACCGGCAGTGCGCATAATGTGCATGCCGGTTTTTTGTATCTCGTCGATTTTATATTGTTTTTTGGCGATATCACATTTAAAAAGGTGGATATCTAACAGAAAAGTTTCGATATACACTGTTTTTTTATCGATATTTAATAAGACGGCTCCTAGTGTTCTTCTCATAAATACATTTTCAAATAAAATGTATGTCTCAAGAGGATTCCTGCTTTCAACTGTCTTCTATAACGAAAAAAGCTTGGCTCGCGGCCAAGCTTACTCCTCATCCAATTCATATTCTTCAAGAATTTCTTCTGTCGTCAAAAATAGTGCGTAATAAACAAACAAAGCGCTCAATCCTGATGGAAATCCAACACGTGATCCGTCATCCAGCGGCACCAGACCGCGAACGGCTTTCGTATCAATGACGATATCGGCTTTAATATCCGAATTTACTTCCTCTTTTTGATATCCGCCGATTAAAATGACATGGCAATCGGCAACTTCCTTTACTCTTTCGCAAAAAGCCAGTGCTCCTTCGTCATTTTGAAACCTTGAAGCTACGACAACACTGTCGACTGGAAGAAGCTCATCCAACGAATCATTACGAAATCTTTCGGCTTTTTTAAAAGGATTCTCGCCAAGAAGTGCCTCGCTCACAACCGCTTCCATTTCACCAAAGCCTTTAAAATATACTGTTCCGTCAGACAGGATGGATTGTGCCAGCAGCCTGGAGCTTTCCTCGATCTGCTGTTCTTCTTTGTCGGAAATGGATTTTAACAGTCCTGATACTTGCGTTGAAAATATTTTTAACATTGTAAAACTCCCTTGCAGTATTTAAATATCAATTATTTATCGGTAATATGCTCATGAATTTAGTATACTTAATTTAACAATTCATTTCACGATAAGCAGCAGGAAAATCTTAGAATATAGCGAATGGTATTACATACACAAATGAACTTAATGAGGTGAGCAATAATGAGCGCGAAAATATTAATTGTCGACGATCAATATGGCATCAGGATTCTTTTGAACGAAATTTTTCAAAAGGAAGGTTATAAAACGTACCAAGCAGCAAATGGTGTACAGGCTTTGTCAATTGTAGAGAAGGACCGTCCGGATCTCGTTATTTTGGATATGAAAATTCCAGGTATGGATGGACTTGAGATTTTGCGCCGTGTTAAAAAGCATGACGTGACGATCCAGGTTATCATTATGACTGCTTATGGTGAATTAGACATGATTCACGAAGCAATGAAACTCGGAGCGATCACTCATTTTGCAAAACCTTTTGACATTGACGAAATACGGGCAGCAGTCAGGAAAGAACTTCCTTTAAACACACCTTCTTAATAAAAAAAGAAAAAGTCAGTCATGTAGCCAATGGTAGCGGTTACACTCCGAAAACGTTGATTTGTTGCGGTTTTCCGGCGATATTGGTATGCTATACTAGGAATGAAAATGAGCAAAATGAAATGTTTAGCAAGCCGCCATGAAAGGTAAACTAAAATGGCTTCTTTTTGCTGTAGACGTTTCAAAAATATAAAAATGTAGTTGGTTTGCTCGTGCCAAATCATAAGGAGGACTGTAACATGCCTTTAGTTTCAATGAAGGAAATGCTTGAAAAAGCAAAAGCGGAAAATTATGCAGTTGGTCAATTTAACTTGAACAACCTTGAGTTCACACAAGCGATCTTGAAAGCTGCACAAGAAGAAAACTCTCCTGTAATTCTTGGGGTTTCTGAAGGTGCTGCTCGTTACATGGGCGGATTTAAGCTTACTGTTGCTATGGTAAAAGCACTTATGGAAGAGTACAAAGTAACTGTTCCTGTAGCGATTCACTTAGACCATGGTTCAAGCTTCCAAAAATGTGCCGAAGCGATTCACGCTGGTTTTACATCAGTTATGATTGATGGTTCTCATCACCCGTTAGAAGAAAACATTGAATTAACGAAAAAAGTTGTTGAGCTTGCACACATCCACGGTGTTTCTGTAGAAGCAGAACTTGGCCGTATCGGTGGACAAGAAGATGATTTAATCGTTGACGATGCTGAAGCTGCTTACGCTGTTCCATCTGAGTGCGATCAGCTAGTTCGTGAAACTGGAGTAGATTGCTTTGCACCTGCTTTAGGATCTGTTCACGGACCTTACAAAGGTGAGCCTAACCTTGGCTTTGACCGCATGAAAGAAGTAATGGAGCTAACTGGTATACCTTTAGTTCTTCATGGTGGTACTGGCATTCCAACTAAAGATATCCAAAAAGCGATCTCTTTAGGGACTGCGAAAATCAACGTAAATACGGAAAACCAAATTTCTTCACAAAAAGCTGTTAAAGAATATATTTCAGCTAATCCGGACCAATATGATCCTCGTAAATACCTAACTGCTGCGCGCGATGCGATCCAAACAACAGTTCAAGGGAAAATGCGTGAATTTGGTTCTTCAAACAAAGCGTAATCAATTCATTTGTTACACCTGAAAATTATACTTTATAAGGAAACCGCCTATACATTGTAGGCGGTTTCCTTTACACTATAGGAGTGTAAATTTTTGCAGTCTGATGTTTTTCGTACTGAATGTCAGTTGCTTTACTTTAAATCGTGTGCGTAATGTAGTATTGTGTTTGCAAATAGGTACTCGGCGAGTGAATGAAAGAGTACATCTTATAAAAGAATAATAAAGATCGAGATAACCTAAAAAAACAGGAGTGATTATTTTGAAATTCTTCATCGATACAGCTAACATTGACGATATTAAGGAAGCCTATGACCTGGGCATTTTATCAGGAGTAACTACGAACCCTTCGCTTGTTGCAAAAGAAAAAGGCGTTGATTTTCCAGAACGTTTAAAAGAAATAACAAGTCTTGTTTCGGGTTCAGTAAGTGCCGAGGTGATTGGAACTTCTTATGAAGATATGGTAAAAGAGGGACGCGAACTTGCGAAGATCGCACCTAATATTACAGTTAAAGTTCCTATGACACTGGACGGGTTAAAAGCAGTAAAAACGTTCTCTGACGAGGGCATTAAGACGAATGTTACGCTTATTTTTAATGCGAATCAAGCGTTGCTGGCTGCTCGTGCTGGAGCTACGTATGTATCACCATTCTTAGGAAGACTGGATGATATCGGTCAAGATGGCTTGGAGCTTATATCACAAGTGGCGCAAATTTTTGCGATCCATGAGATTCCGACTGAAATCATTGCGGCTTCAATTCGTCATCCTATTCATGTGACAGAAGCAGCGATCCGCGGTGCTCATATTGCAACGATTCCGCCGAACGTCATTAAAGGTCTTGTGAAGCATCCATTAACAGATCAAGGAATCGAGAAATTCCTTGCTGATTATAACGCAGCAAATAATAAATAATTCACATACATGACAAGAAAATTTTGGTAAATACTAATATATATGTCATTTGTGACTCTTACTGAAAGGAGTTTACCATGGAAAAACTGATGATTGAGGGGGGCTATCCTCTCGAAGGAACGGTCCAAATTAGTGGTGCAAAAAACAGTGCGGTGGCGCTGATCCCCGCTACAATACTAGCAGAATCAACCGTTACCATTGATGGTTTACCTAACATATCTGACGTGCGTATTTTACGTGATTTGTTAGAGGAAATCGGAGGGGAAGCTCACCTTGATGAAAATCAGTCTCTTACGGTTAATCCTGAAAAAATGATTGCAATGCCGCTTCCGAACGGAAAGGTCAAAAAGCTTCGCGCTTCTTATTATTTGATGGGTGCGATGCTGGGACGGTTCAAAAAAGCTGTAATCGGCCTGCCTGGCGGATGCAACCTTGGACCTCGTCCGATCGATCAGCACATTAAAGGCTTTGAGGCTCTTGGTGCAAAAGTAACGAACGAGCAGGGCGCGATTTATTTACGTGCTGATGAGCTTGTCGGTGCACGAATCTACCTGGATGTTGTAAGTGTTGGAGCGACCATTAATATTATGCTTGCTGCAGTAAGAGCCAAAGGGCAGACCATCATTGAAAATGCCGCTAAAGAGCCGGAAATCATTGATGTAGCGACATTGTTGACAAGTATGGGTGCTAAGATTAAAGGTGCGGGTACGGACGTAATCAGAATCGATGGTGTCGAAAGTTTACATGGATGCCGTCATTCAATCATCCCAGATCGTATTGAAGCAGGAACGTACATGATTTTAGCTGCTTCAATGGGTCAGCAAGTACTGCTGGATAACGTAATCCCGCTTCATTTAGAATCTCTTATCGCAAAATTAAGAGAAATGGGTGTATTTATTGAAACGAAGGATGATCAGGTTCTTGTCTACCGCGGAAAAGATCCGTTAAAAAGTGTTGATATCAAAACACTCGTATATCCAGGATTCCCGACTGATCTTCAGCAGCCATTCACATCACTGTTAACCAATTCAGAAGGAACAAGCATTGTAACGGATACAATTTACAGTGCACGTTTTAAACATATTGATGAACTTCGCCGCATGGGGGCGAACGTGAAAGTCGAAGGCCGGTCAGCGATCATCAACGGACCTGCAAAGCTGGAAGGAGCGAAAGTGAAAGCTTCCGATCTTCGAGCAGGTGCAGCTCTGGTTGTCGCAGCACTGATGGCTGAAGGAGTTACAGAAATCTCTGGTCTTGAGCATATCGATCGCGGCTATGAATCTTTAGTTGACAAGTTAAAAGGTCTTGGTGCTAAAGTGTGGCGTGAAAATATGGACGTTGAAGAGTTGGAAGAATTAAAGAACTCATAATGAATATTGAGAAATCACCTGTTAAGGGTGATTTTTCTTGAGAATAATTGTAAGCGGTTTAGATTTGGAAGGGGGACCAAGTGATGGAAAGAAGTTTATCAATGGAGCTTGTCCGTGTAACAGAAGCGGCAGCTTTGGCATCAGCAAGATGGATGGGAAGAGGAAAGAAAGATGAAGCGGATGACGCAGCAACAACCGCTATGAGAAATGTTTTTGATACAGTACCGATGAAAGGAACAGTTGTCATTGGTGAAGGAGAAATGGATGAAGCTCCGATGCTGTATATCGGGGAAAAACTTGGTACAGGCTACGGACCGCGCGTGGACGTTGCAGTTGATCCACTAGAAGGAACGAACATTGTTGCTTCAGGGACTTGGAATGCACTTGCCGTATTAGCGATCGCTGACCACGGTAACCTGCTACATGCACCTGATATGTATATGGACAAAATTGCAGTAGGCCGTGAAAGTGTCGGTAAAGTAGATATCAATGCGCCAGTTATTGATAATTTAAAAGCGGTAGCAGAAGCGAAGAACAAAAATATTGAAGACTTAGTTGCCGTAATACTTGACCGTCCTCGTCATGCTCAGATCATTCAAGATATTCGTGAAGCGGGAGCTAGAATCAAACTCATTTCTGATGGCGATGTTGCTGCAGCAATTAACACAGCGTTCGATGACACAGGTG
Protein-coding sequences here:
- the fba gene encoding class II fructose-1,6-bisphosphate aldolase; the protein is MPLVSMKEMLEKAKAENYAVGQFNLNNLEFTQAILKAAQEENSPVILGVSEGAARYMGGFKLTVAMVKALMEEYKVTVPVAIHLDHGSSFQKCAEAIHAGFTSVMIDGSHHPLEENIELTKKVVELAHIHGVSVEAELGRIGGQEDDLIVDDAEAAYAVPSECDQLVRETGVDCFAPALGSVHGPYKGEPNLGFDRMKEVMELTGIPLVLHGGTGIPTKDIQKAISLGTAKINVNTENQISSQKAVKEYISANPDQYDPRKYLTAARDAIQTTVQGKMREFGSSNKA
- the fsa gene encoding fructose-6-phosphate aldolase translates to MKFFIDTANIDDIKEAYDLGILSGVTTNPSLVAKEKGVDFPERLKEITSLVSGSVSAEVIGTSYEDMVKEGRELAKIAPNITVKVPMTLDGLKAVKTFSDEGIKTNVTLIFNANQALLAARAGATYVSPFLGRLDDIGQDGLELISQVAQIFAIHEIPTEIIAASIRHPIHVTEAAIRGAHIATIPPNVIKGLVKHPLTDQGIEKFLADYNAANNK
- a CDS encoding UDP-N-acetylglucosamine 1-carboxyvinyltransferase, whose protein sequence is MEKLMIEGGYPLEGTVQISGAKNSAVALIPATILAESTVTIDGLPNISDVRILRDLLEEIGGEAHLDENQSLTVNPEKMIAMPLPNGKVKKLRASYYLMGAMLGRFKKAVIGLPGGCNLGPRPIDQHIKGFEALGAKVTNEQGAIYLRADELVGARIYLDVVSVGATINIMLAAVRAKGQTIIENAAKEPEIIDVATLLTSMGAKIKGAGTDVIRIDGVESLHGCRHSIIPDRIEAGTYMILAASMGQQVLLDNVIPLHLESLIAKLREMGVFIETKDDQVLVYRGKDPLKSVDIKTLVYPGFPTDLQQPFTSLLTNSEGTSIVTDTIYSARFKHIDELRRMGANVKVEGRSAIINGPAKLEGAKVKASDLRAGAALVVAALMAEGVTEISGLEHIDRGYESLVDKLKGLGAKVWRENMDVEELEELKNS
- the glpX gene encoding class II fructose-bisphosphatase; this translates as MERSLSMELVRVTEAAALASARWMGRGKKDEADDAATTAMRNVFDTVPMKGTVVIGEGEMDEAPMLYIGEKLGTGYGPRVDVAVDPLEGTNIVASGTWNALAVLAIADHGNLLHAPDMYMDKIAVGRESVGKVDINAPVIDNLKAVAEAKNKNIEDLVAVILDRPRHAQIIQDIREAGARIKLISDGDVAAAINTAFDDTGVDILFGSGGAPEGVIAAVALKCLGGELQGKLLPQNDEELERCKRMGITDVNRVLYMDDLVKGDDAIFAATGVTDGELLKGVRFNGSIGTTQSVVMRAKSGTVRFIDGRHSLQKKPDLVIKP